GCTTTAGCTTTCTTTTCAATTCTTCCTATATTAATAGCTTTAATACTTCTTGCAGGAGTTGTGCTCAGCATCTTTGATACTAATGGCAATTTGTATCCAAGTGTATATACATTTCTAAGTGCTTTATCCATAGTTAGAGTACTTCCAGCTAGTTCCCCCTTCTCTAATCTTGCAATACCGTTCTCAACAATAATTCTTAGTCCACCTAATGTATATACACCATCAGGCATATCTGTAGCTAGTATAGAATCTGTTATAAGTACAACTCTATTAGGACCAGCAATATCTATAACCATTTTTACAACAGATTTATGGAGATGTATAAAATCTGGTATAACCTCAATAAATGTCTTCTCATTTTGTAGAAATGCTAAAGCTATACCTGGTTCCCTATGATGAAATTCTCTCATACCATTAAATATATGTGTAATTTTTGTAAAACCATTTTCTATTGCCTTTAGACCCTCATCATATGTAGCATCTGTATGAGCAGCTGAAACAGTTATACCCCTATCAACAAAAATTCTTGCAGTACTTAAGCTATTTTCAATCTCTGGAGCCATAGATATCTGTTTAATCACATCTCCACAGCTATCAAGAAGATTCTTTACCTCACTCATTGTAGGGATTCTTATATAAATAGGATTTTGAGCTCCAGCTCTCTTAGGATTAATGTATGGCCCCTCCATATGTAGTCCTAGGATCCTTGAACCATTTTCAGGTCTCCATATATTCATAGCTTCTCTAATAGCTTTACACACCTCGATAATTCTGTCATGTGATGTTGATACAGTTGTTGGAAGAAATGATGTAACGCCATGCCTCATATAATGTTTAGCTAATTCAAGAAATTTATATGGATCTACACTCTCAGTTACATCTATTCCAGCAATACCATGGGTATGTGTATCTATAAATCCTGGGAGAATATATTTACCATCAACTCTCTCAGCTTTTGACATAAGGTGTTTAAGTGGGGATCCAATGTCTATGTCTGCTATAAATCCATTCTTTATGTATATATATCCATTACTAATG
Above is a genomic segment from Ignisphaera aggregans DSM 17230 containing:
- a CDS encoding N-acetylglucosamine-6-phosphate deacetylase (COGs: COG1820 N-acetylglucosamine-6-phosphate deacetylase~InterPro IPR006680:IPR003764~KEGG: tpe:Tpen_1093 N-acetylglucosamine-6-phosphate deacetylase~PFAM: amidohydrolase~PRIAM: N-acetylglucosamine-6-phosphate deacetylase~SPTR: A1RZ62 N-acetylglucosamine 6-phosphate deacetylase~TIGRFAM: N-acetylglucosamine-6-phosphate deacetylase~PFAM: Amidohydrolase family~TIGRFAM: N-acetylglucosamine-6-phosphate deacetylase); this encodes MDEYVIYNINIIYMDHIISNGYIYIKNGFIADIDIGSPLKHLMSKAERVDGKYILPGFIDTHTHGIAGIDVTESVDPYKFLELAKHYMRHGVTSFLPTTVSTSHDRIIEVCKAIREAMNIWRPENGSRILGLHMEGPYINPKRAGAQNPIYIRIPTMSEVKNLLDSCGDVIKQISMAPEIENSLSTARIFVDRGITVSAAHTDATYDEGLKAIENGFTKITHIFNGMREFHHREPGIALAFLQNEKTFIEVIPDFIHLHKSVVKMVIDIAGPNRVVLITDSILATDMPDGVYTLGGLRIIVENGIARLEKGELAGSTLTMDKALRNVYTLGYKLPLVSKMLSTTPARSIKAINIGRIEKKAKADFIVLDDELNIKAVFVEGLRVF